The following coding sequences are from one Nilaparvata lugens isolate BPH chromosome 6, ASM1435652v1, whole genome shotgun sequence window:
- the LOC111054771 gene encoding uncharacterized protein LOC111054771: protein MRPVDVQKKHEKVLLPRLSKQRQEYKDELDNKLKNKFYPGPGQNIEPGDKVRISKYKKTFDKGYLANWTNELFTVTRVCHTVPVTYELEDYRGEPIQGGFYSEEIVKTTVPSVFEIEKVLRKRGDKLLVHWKGYSESHDLWIDKSDLI from the coding sequence ATGCGGCCAGTAGATGTGCAGAAGAAGCATGAGAAAGTGCTGCTTCCCAGGCTTAGCAAACAAAGACAAGAGTATAAGGATGAGTTGGATAATAAACTGAAAAACAAGTTCTATCCTGGTCCTGGTCAAAACATTGAGCCAGGCGATAAGGTGAGAATCAGCAAGTATAAAAAGACTTTTGACAAGGGTTATCTAGCCAATTGGACAAATGAGCTGTTCACAGTAACACGTGTATGTCACACAGTACCTGTAACATATGAATTGGAAGACTATAGAGGTGAGCCTATTCAAGGAGGGTTTTACTCTGAAGAAATTGTAAAGACAACAGTGCCAAGTGTCTTTGAGATTGAAAAGGTTCTGAGGAAAAGAGGGGACAAGCTGCTAGTGCATTGGAAAGGATACAGTGAGAGTCACGACTTGTGGATCGACAAAAGTGACTTGATCTAG
- the LOC111054772 gene encoding uncharacterized protein LOC111054772: protein MNAARWKRPATSLVQPLVLLILLQMEKMDVPLRYLQGFAEDYRQILLNVKQELVLRVNPNFNDCVSVASANVTITKFLWSMPYLEVADDVRMHLLQIVQNDIPIGIPFRHWELYEYPTLPQSTKHTWTVKSTTQHEKPRYIVVGMQTARRGVAAANSSKFDKCSMKDIQVFLNNKYYPYESIDGDDNRIYNMYAAFNGVYNHDNAHSSKPLLETGAISTDNIMLFAFVCSRQNESLKTGCIDVRIEFEATANIPANTRAYCLMIHEMIKEYRPLTGLVQSA, encoded by the coding sequence ATGAATGCAGCAAGATGGAAGCGGCCGGCTACAAGTTTAGTTCAACCACTGGTTTTGCTAATTTTGCTGCAGATGGAAAAAATGGATGTACCTCTACGATACCTGCAAGGCTTTGCCGAAGACTATAGACAGATTCTGTTGAATGTGAAACAAGAGCTGGTGTTGAGAGTCAATCCTAATTTCAATGACTGTGTGAGTGTTGCCAGTGCTAATGTTACAATCACAAAGTTTTTGTGGAGTATGCCATATTTAGAAGTGGCTGATGATGTGAGAATGCATCTGCTACAGATTGTGCAGAATGACATACCAATCGGTATACCATTTCGACATTGGGAATTGTACGAGTACCCAACCTTGCCGCAAAGTACAAAACATACATGGACTGTCAAGTCAACAACTCAGCATGAGAAGCCACGCTACATTGTAGTTGGCATGCAGACTGCAAGACGAGGTGTAGCAGCAGCTAACAGTTCAAAATTTGACAAGTGTAGTATGAAGGATATTCAAgtgtttttaaacaacaaatacTACCCGTATGAGAGCattgatggtgatgataatCGCATCTACAACATGTATGCAGCTTTCAATGGAGTCTACAATCATGATAATGCTCACTCATCCAAACCTCTGCTTGAAACAGGAGCTATAAGCACTGATAATATAATGTTGTTTGCTTTCGTTTGCTCCCGCCAAAATGAATCACTCAAAACTGGATGTATCGATGTTAGGATTGAGTTTGAAGCTACTGCCAACATACCCGCCAATACACGAGCCTACTGCCTAATGATTCATGAAATGATCAAAGAGTACCGACCATTGACTGGTCTAGTACAGTCAGCATAG